The nucleotide window AAGACAGTGACCCAGACGGCGAAGACGGTTAATGAGGGTTATATCCAGCCTACAGCTAAGCAGGTATGTATCCTTGGTCTCCGCTCAACAAACCATCCCTCTGTCGGACATTGGCCCAGGACACATCTACTTGGATCACTTCGAGATACATGTTTGCTAATTTGGACTTCTTCCGCCCAATATAGATAGCCGAATCAGAGCTCGCTGCAAAAGCCCGTGTTGCGGCAGCGCAAGCCGCCGTTTCAGCACAGACTGTAGCACAGGCTGGCGCCAAAACCGCGACAGAGAGTTTCAACCGGTTTGTCGAGGGAGGACCTTCCAACTCCGCTGGTGGTGGCTATAGGTCAGTTCCctctggcggtggtggcagcAACTTTGACGAGAGCAAGAGGTCGTTTTGGGATGACTTCTCTAGCGCGGCCGACCAGAGAAAGCCAGCCGGTAGCTCAATCGGGACAGCAGTTATGGGCAAGGGTGGAAGCAGCGGTAGCTCCACTGCTCCTCCCCCAGCAGCTTCCAAGAAGGACGAGTGGGATGACTGGTAGATGGCTTGTTGACCCGTAGCGTCATTGGATGAATAGTGAGGTGGAATAGTGGTAATGGAATCATTTACAGCCTATGATTTTTGTCTTTTACTGTATTGTCATTTGGGCTGATCAAGGAGGTCAACGGTGTTGTGTTCAAGGTGAGACCGACTTGGGGTGTTGAGATGCAATGGTCAGGGTcagggtagggtaggtaaactAATCGATATTTTCGAATCGACTCCGGCGTCGGAGGATCCAGTGTACGGCGAGGTCCCGTCGCTGAGACCAGAGAGGTGTCTACAGAAATTGGTGAGGTCAAGTGATGGCTCATTGCTCTAAGCAGTATTAGACTTGATAACGATTTCTTATTTTCGTCGAGTCACTGAACCAAGAATAAGACCAAGTGCATTGGCAGTAAGCTGACAAGGTTATCATTCACATGTTGACATCGTCCTTTTGGAATGATCAAAAGAGTGACAATGCCGGGGttggggttagggttagtgtATGACCGCGGTTGGGTCGGTTCCAGCCGGCGGGACCAGCTGCATGGACACGGCCCGCGGTTCGTCATCATGGGTGTGCGTGCCGTCGGCTTTGACGTCCCCATTCTCACGTACCCCGTTCCCCATTCCTCCTACTGATGTGATTGCGACCAGAGCTCAAGCCATTGAGTCCACCCGCTCTCATCCCACCCTTTTTCCCCAGATACCACAAAACAATGTCAGCCCTACGGATATTGGTGCCCGTCAAGCGGGTTATTGACTATGCGGTATGTCTTCCATCCTTTTTGACCACCTAGTCAAGGGCAACAACATAACGGGTGTTCACGCACCATACAACAGTTCTGATATGGAGTCCCTGCTGCACATTTACATGGTATGCTGTTATTATACCTACCCGAGTACAGATGACTGATGTGGATACTCTTCCCAATCAATACAGGTCAAGCCGCGAGTCAACAAGGCCCAGACGGGAGTCGAGACGGCCGGTGTCAAGCACAGCATGAACCCCTTCGACGAGCTATCGGTCGAAGAGAGCGTGCGCATCCGcgaggggaagaagacccCCGTCGAGGACATTTGCGTCATCAGCGCCGGGCCAACCAAGGCCCAGGACGTCCTGCGCACCGCCATGGCCATGGGCGCCGACCGGGCCATCCACGTCGAGAccaaggagggcgaggaccTCGAGCCGCTGGGCGTCGCCAAGCTGCTCAAGGCCGCCACCGAACAGAACAAGAGCAACCTCGTGATCCTGGGCAAGCAGagcatcgacgacgacgccggcCAGACGGGCCAAATGCTGGCCGGTCTGCTGGGCTGGGCGCAGGCCACCCAGGCGAGCAAGATCGAGTTCACCGGCGGCGATTCTGTGCAGGTGACGAGGGAGGTGGATGGCGGTGTTGAGACGCTCAAGGCCAAGCTGCCCATGGTCATCACGACCGACTTGCGCCTCAACGAGCCCCGGTACGCGAGCTTGCCCAACATTatgaaggccaagaagaagccgcTCGAGAAGAAGACGCTGGCGGATTACGGTATTACGGCCGAGAAGAGGCTCAAAACTATCAAGGTCACCGGTAAGGACTACAATTCGTTTTGGGCTGGATGGAAGTTTGCTAACTCTGTTGTTCAGAGCCTCCCCCGAGACAGGGTGGTGGCAAAGTGGAGGATGTGGATGGCTTGGTCTCGAAGCTCAAGGAGCTTGGTGCTCTTTAAACCGGTCATACACCAACCAGTTACTGAGTTCCAGGATCTTGTGTCGAAGACATCTGTTTTGGCATAGAAAAATTGAAATTCACGTCCCTACAGCTGTGTTGCGGATACGCAACCGGACATGCTCTTCTGATAGCCGGTAAGGGCGTCACAATGTCTCATGGGGACCGTGACGGCCCGGGGCCTGGAGCTTCAGTTTATTCATGCATGCTTCTACGACAAGCTGGCCGGTTGAGATGAAAGAGGCTTGAGCCGGCCACATTGGCACCAACTTCGTCGCAAGATGTGTCGCGTTAAGCGCAACAGTACGAAGAGCTATGTTTTGTGTCTTGTCCTGTCTTGCGGTTTTCAATGATGAAAACCTCGCCAGGTGTCCTGGTGGTCTCTGCTTTGATATTGCGTACTCGGTCGAGTAAGCTGAATCCGTCTGAAATGGTAATGCCCAACATCCAGATGCTACGCGATGTATCAAATGCAATGTGACGTGTGGGAGCCTGTTATCCCCCACGTATTGGTGCTCGGCTGCTGTAAGGTACCACTACCGCAAAAATGCTACTTACGTGGCTTGACAAGGTGGTGACGATGTCTCTCTTCAATTGGTGTGCTGTCGCCGAGAGTATATGCTGGATCCAGACGCTATATTTGATTGTTCCCTCTTCTGTCAGCGTGCGGCCTCCGTTGTCCGTGCAGCCGATTACGACGGCCGGCTCTGGCGCAACCTGGGTTTGGAGCTTCAGAAGCTTGAAAGCGAGGCGAATCGCGACTGTACAAGTCCCCGCAACTTGAGTCACCGAAAGCGCGGGGTATCCACCATCTTTATCTGCGGCGGTAGGTAGGCGGGGACTTTGCGGGGGCTTTGCGGGACCCGACCACTCCAACTCCGAGATTCGTTGGGGGTGCCCCGGGCAGGAGATGCCGAGCTGGAGTCGCGTTGTTTGTGAATGTCGTGGCTGGGGTTGTGGGCATAGGTTGCGatgtgtagtgtacgtaGTACATAGTAGGTATGTTGAACACCGGATGGGTGATTCCAGTTGTGAGGCTCCGGGACTAGTAGGGGTGGTAACCGTGATGGTCAAAGGGCATGTGGAACTTGCAGCGTCCCAACGAAGTCCAGGTCCCCAGTCATCCCAACGCCGCGATCAATCACCCCTCGGTCCCCGTAAATCGGCCTTTGGGACTCGCTAGCAGCGGGAGTCACCGAGTCCTGGACCAATCAGGTCGGCGCTGACCCTGTCACTGCGGCagaaaaaagacaaagagCTCAAAAAATTCTACCAGATCCAATCAAATGTCGCCCTTTTTCTATTTGCCTCACCCACTTTCGCACCCTCTTTTATCTCCAAGTTTCTCCCCTCGACACTACAACTCACTCCGTCATCAACTCTTGCCCATCTACAAAACACACAATAACCCCAATCGCTTCCCCCGACTTTCGGACTCTTTCGTCCAACCTTCTTTCTTCAGCTGAACTTGTCTTGTCGCAATCTGCCCTTATGAACGGGCGCCCGTCAGTCTTCACCTCTCAGGTACGATAACGCGATAGCCCCTCCATCGTGCTGGTATCCAGCCACCATCCACCCAGTCCATCAAAGAAGTTCCCCCGGATGAGCAATGAAGCCCCCATACCAGCCTGACTCGCGATGCTGTATCGGAGTAGTTGGGACGACCCGCCAGTAACCCACCAACCTGGGTGCTTGGCATCATGCCGCTCTGAGTTGGTTTTGGGAGATGTGGCCAGCGGTGATCCCCAAAGTTCAGCTCTTCACGGATTCCGATTGCATATCTCTCAAGATCGCGCAGACAGCCATCCTGGGGGagacttcttctcctcgctTCTGCCGCTTGCCGTCTGTTTGTAGTGTCTGATCAAAACTAATTCTGTTGCCTTTGTAGGATTACCTCTCAGGTCCGCATCCCCGCCGACTCCCGTTGACTCACCCTTTTCCGGCTGGAATACTGACGATGAATTTTGTGTGTTACAGACCATCTGTGGAGAGCCCTTAACGCATAAGAGCCTCTCATCACCCAGCAGCCGTACCAATCACCACCGCACCCCATCACCATTCAAGTCAAGATGTTCTCTCGCTTGGCCGCTCGTCTCCCCAAGGCTTCTGCCCTCAATGGCGTCGCCGCCCGTCAGGTTCGCAACCTGAGCCAGCCCGCCATTACCGGCAGCAAGGGCAGGAACATGCCCGCCCGTGAGCCGCGCACTACTGCCGCTGCCACCGGCGCCGAGGCCACCTTCACTATCAGGGTGCGTACCTACAACTAGTCTTCTCTCGTGGCTAAACCTAACATTTTCTCGCTCAGGATGGCCCCGTTTTCCAGGGTACCGCCTTCGGTGCCAACACCAACATTTCTGGTGAAGCCGTTTTCACCACCTCCCTTGTTGGTTACCCCGAGTCGATGACCGATCCCTCGTACCGCGGCCAGATTTTGGTCTTCACCCAGCCCTTGATTGGCAACTACGGTGTCCCTTCGAATGAGCGTGACGagttcaacctcctcaagtACTTCGAGTCTCCCCACATCCAGTGCGCCGGTATCGTTGTCTCCGATGTCGCTACCCAGTACAGCCACTGGACTGCTGTTCAGAGCTTGGGCGAGTGGTGCGCCAGCGAGGGCATTCCCGCCATCTCCGGTGTTGACACTCGTGCGATTGTCACCTACCTCCGTGAGCAGGGTTCCTCTCTCGCCAGGATCTCCATTGGCGACGAGTACGACgccgatgaggatgagggctTCATTGACCCTGGCCAGATCAACCTTGTCAAGCGCGTGTCCACCAAGGCTCCCTTTGTGGTTACCAACCCCAACGCCAAGTTCCACGTCGCTCTGATCGACTGCGGTGTCAAGGAGAACATCCTTCGTAGCTTGGTCAGCCGTGGCGCCTCCGTCACCGTCTTCCCCTACAATTACCCCATCCACAAGGTTGCCGAGAACTTCGATGGTGTCTTCATTTCCAACGGCCCTGGTGATCCCACCCACTGCCAGGAGACTGTTTACAACCTCGCCAAGCTTATGGAGACTTCCCCTATTCCCATCATGGGTATCTGCCTTGGTCACCAGCTTCTTGCTCTCGCTGTTGGTGCCAAGACCATCAAGCTCAAGTATGGTAACCGTGCCCACAACATCCCGGCTCTTGACTTGACCACTGGTCAGTGCCACATCACCTCGCAGAACCACGGTTACGCCGTCGATATCAGCACCCTCCCTAGCGACTTCAAGGAGTATTTCGTCAACCTTAACGACGGCTCCAACGAGGGTATGATGCACAAGACCCGCCCCATCTTCTCTACCCAGTTCCACCCCGAGGCTAAGGGTGGTCCCATGGACTCTTCCTACCTCTTTGACAAGTACATGGAGAATGTCGAGCTTTTCAAGAGCAACTCCCAGGTCTACCGTGACAACAGGCCTACTCAGTTCATGATTGACATTCTCAGCAAGGAGCGTGTCGGCGTTGAGCCCACTCCTCTTTCTAACGCTGCTTAAGCGACGAGAATGTCTTTGCATTTTCTTAGTGAACGGTGTTTGTCATTGGTCTTGGGTTATTGTTTTCCAGCACAAAGGATATGGGTTTTGTAAAAGGGACTTTCTTGGGCGACGTCCTCTCGTTATTAATGGTTTAGGGTGTATATGATATCTTTTGTTACTACTTTTGAATGCAGAATCAGATAAGTTTAGTCGGCATTAGGCTGATATGGCGCAGAGAGGACAATATCTAGTTGATACATACCCATGTGCTATCACGTCTAAACGTCTTCCAGTCGTTGTATTTTACCCATTCCTGGTGATTGCCGTATGTCTTCCAGTCCAGTACCTCCCCTAATTCGGTGCCCTTCAACATTCAGGGGTTATGTTGACAGCGTGCTGTATAAGCACTGGTTGCCGGGGAACATGGTGTCATTGACTGGTAAGCAGGGCAGCCTCTGGTTCTGTGACACCTGGTTTTCCCTGGTCTTGATTTCAAACTATTATCAAACAAATCAGCGTCGTCTTAGTAGATGGCAGGTATCTTAGAACAGAAAGTAGTTATTCTTCGTCGGATACGACTCCAAAATCATATACGAACAAGTGGAATGCTTTTATACTAATGCTTCTTTTTACTGTAATCTTGGTCTCCGCTCTTCGCTTAGCCTTCTTCACCTGGTAACCGGTATAGGTACCTTCGCACCCTCAATTGGAAGGATGCATCAACCCCTCCATGCGCTGCTTATCCTGCTATCTATCCATACATTTCTATGTTTTTACAGTGTAGAATATTTCTTGTGTATCAGGGTCCGTCCCGCGATGCTGACCCCCTGTCCTGCAGGCCATGCGCAAAGCACTTTTTTTGCTTCATGCACATGCCAGGAAGACCATCAAAAAGGCGACTTCTGTGAACCACATTACTGGCTGTACTGGGAACAAATTAAATGCCGAGCGTCCCAGACGCCGCTCCTTTGTTCTtatttctctttcctctttgtAAGACACCGGGCGAAAGACAGAGGACTGGATAACAGGTAGGGAGGCCCTCTAGTATCGATCCCTCTAGTATCGATCACCTCGGAacccaccgccgcctccaccaccaccaccaccaccaccaccaccatggccgCGTCTCCGTCTCCTAGGAGGTCCACCTCCAAACGTAGGCAATGGCGCGCCGTCAAATCTCGACCTAGGTTCATCTCCActgccaccgccgcctctcctcggcggcggctcaTCGCGTCCTCCACCCCCACCAGGTAGATACCGATCACCACCACGAGACCGGCcaaaaggagggggaggtggcCCGCTACGACCGCCGTCGCCACCACCCATGCGACCACGACGACGCTCCGCCTCGCGATGTGGCGGCCTAATCCCAACAAACACCTCCTTTCCGCGATCGACAAACGAATCGTTGTCCTCGAACGTGTACCGGTTGATCTCGTCCTCCCGGCCCATGTCGCGGTGGCGATCGCGGGTGTAGAACGACCGCATGTTTTGCAGACGGCGCTCCGCAAGCTCGGCATTAACAGGCCTGTAGAGCAGCGACGGGTGGGTGCGGGTCGCCTTCATTTCGTCGCCCGTAAGTGCGGGCTGGGGCACGCGGCCGCCACGGCCACGGGGGCCTGAGGGCGCGCCTTCGACACCgggatgttgttgctggcgGCCCGAGGCGGGGCCGGAGGGGATGGttggaggggggaggggctcGCGTGCTGAGGAGGATACTGATCCGCGGGTACCGGAAGCAGCAGCGGCTACAAGGGCTGGCGTCGGCTCGAGCTCGGCGTTGACGAGGCGGGCGGTGATGTTgccgtcctcttcgtcacGTTCGTAGCGAACTTCCCACCTGGCGAGATTGCCGCGGCCGCCTTCGGACTGCTCCGTCTCCGCCCACTCGTTCACCCGGTCGGGAGGGATGAAATCCACCCACAGCTCCTTTCGATTCCGCTCATTAGGCCAAATCTTTCCGTGGAGAGCGACACGAACGCGCGAGGCAGCCGCGACGGAGGTGAAGCTGACAAAAGCGTGGGTGCGAATTTGATCGAGGTAGAAATCTTGGATGGAGTCAGGATCCGGCAGGCTGCCCGGGGGCGCGGCGAGCCCTTGTAGATATTCACGAACAAATTCGGAGCGGAGCGGCCTCATGAAGTTCTTAATGTATAGCGCTTGGGTCGCAGGATGTTCGGAGGGGGCAACATCTCGCTCGTCAATGTCCATATCGGCGTCGTACTTCACAGCGCTCCGATCGTGCGCCGCCCGTTCGGGGGATCGTTGCTTGAGGTCAGCCTCGGTCTGTACACGGTCGCGagactcctcctcttgaTCGCCATCGTTCAAATCGCGCGGCTCGGAAGCTTGGCGGTGCTGTGGCGCTTCGTGCATCTCAGAAACTTTCTCTGAGTCGGCTGCGAGGGGAATCTCGGGGTGGATTGTGGCGTAAGAAGCGTCTTTGGCACCCTGCTCGTCGTCGAGGGGTAGCACTGTTTCGTCGGTTTGGCTTTCAAGTCCACTCATGCGTatatcttcgtcttcttgcTCGGTAGGGCGCGCACGCTTCCTAGACGTTTCTTCCTCCGGAGGGGGACTGCGAGATCTGCGCTTTCTGCTAGGCGTATCGCTAGTGAGTTCAGGAGCCACAGGTACAGATCCGCTTTTGCTTTCTTCaaccttctcttccttttcttcagtTGTGTCGTTTCTGATCGCAGGAATATTGTTTGCTTCGGGCGCAGATTCTGCAGCGGACTCCCTTGTCGGCTCGTTTG belongs to Neurospora crassa OR74A linkage group IV, whole genome shotgun sequence and includes:
- a CDS encoding electron transfer flavoprotein beta-subunit, giving the protein MSALRILVPVKRVIDYAVKPRVNKAQTGVETAGVKHSMNPFDELSVEESVRIREGKKTPVEDICVISAGPTKAQDVLRTAMAMGADRAIHVETKEGEDLEPLGVAKLLKAATEQNKSNLVILGKQSIDDDAGQTGQMLAGLLGWAQATQASKIEFTGGDSVQVTREVDGGVETLKAKLPMVITTDLRLNEPRYASLPNIMKAKKKPLEKKTLADYGITAEKRLKTIKVTEPPPRQGGGKVEDVDGLVSKLKELGAL
- the arg-2 gene encoding carbamoyl-phosphate synthase small subunit, variant; this encodes MFSRLAARLPKASALNGVAARQVRNLSQPAITGSKGRNMPAREPRTTAAATGAEATFTIRDGPVFQGTAFGANTNISGEAVFTTSLVGYPESMTDPSYRGQILVFTQPLIGNYGVPSNERDEFNLLKYFESPHIQCAGIVVSDVATQYSHWTAVQSLGEWCASEGIPAISGVDTRAIVTYLREQGSSLARISIGDEYDADEDEGFIDPGQINLVKRVSTKAPFVVTNPNAKFHVALIDCGVKENILRSLVSRGASVTVFPYNYPIHKVAENFDGVFISNGPGDPTHCQETVYNLAKLMETSPIPIMGICLGHQLLALAVGAKTIKLKYGNRAHNIPALDLTTGQCHITSQNHGYAVDISTLPSDFKEYFVNLNDGSNEGMMHKTRPIFSTQFHPEAKGGPMDSSYLFDKYMENVELFKSNSQVYRDNRPTQFMIDILSKERVGVEPTPLSNAA